ATTTCGTGTTCAGCCCGGAACTGCTGTTGTACGTGGTCGTGAACGCGGCCTTTTCCACGGTGATCATGGCCGCGCTCATGAACTTTCTTGGTCGCTGGGGCATTCCGGCCCTGACCGCGCCGTTCGTGCTGGCCACCTGGACGCTCATGTTCTGCGCGTCCAAGTTCGGGGCTCTGCACTCCGGACCGCTGCTTGCGGTTTCCGTGCCTGATCCTTCGGCTCTGATTGAACTCGGCAACGTGAGCCTTACCACCTTCTGGCACGGCGTGACCAAGGGCGTCGGCGAAGTCATGTTTCAGGACAATGTGCTTACCGGCCTGATCTTCGTGGTCGCCATTCTGGTCAATTCGCGCATTTCCGCGCTTTTTGCGGTGATTGGTTCCCTGGTCGGACTGGTAACGGCCCTGATCATGCAATCGCCTGAAGCTCCGGTGCGTCTCGGCCTGTACGGATACAATTCCGTGCTGTGCGCCATTGCGCTGGGCGGCGTGTTCTACTTCCTGAACTGGAAGACCTTTCTGTACGCCGTGGGGTGCATGATCATCGGTGCCATTGCCACGGCTTCCATCAGCGCCATGCTTGCGCCCGTGGGCATGCCGGCCCTGACCTGGCCGTTCATCATCGTGACCTGGTTTTTCCTGTTTGCCAGCCGGATGTTTTCCCGGATCGAGGAAGTGCCCGCGGACAAGGGCGGCACTGCCGAGGAAAACCTGCGACTCAAGAAACAGGCTGCATAGTTGTCGTGGGCCTTCCGCGCGATTGCTGGAGCGCGGCATGTGCCCATACACTTGGGTAAGGGGACCCGGGCCGCTGGTTTCAGCGGCCCGGTCCTGTCAGAACGCATCCGATACAGAGGAGAAGTCATGACTGTTTCCCACAAGCGATATGCCTATTGTGCCAATGAATCCTGTCCGCATCTCATGTCCGGGAACACGTATCCGGACGATGCCCGGGGCATGTTCGTTCGTGAAATCGAAGAGGGCGGGCATCCGTCCGACTGTCCCTATTGTGGGGTTCCCATGAAGAGCGCCTGTCCCGGGTGCGGGCATGTGCTGGACTCCCGGCCCATGCGCTTCTGTCCGTTTTGCGGCGTGGAATTGCTCAAGGCCAGATCCGAGGTTGTGAATTGTCGGGTTTGCGGCCGGCCCATCATGGGGGCGGAAAAAAATCCCATGGATATTCCCTTGTGTTCGGAGCGGTGCATCAGCGAGTTCATCGCGCGAAACGTTCGGGTTTGCGATCAGTGCGGAAAGCGGTTCAACGCAGCCGATGAACACTCCGGGGGCATGGCCGACATCGCATTCGATGGCGAAGACGGCGTTGCCAGGGACTTCTGTTCGGTCGAATGCATGAACACCTATGCCAAAGTGAACAAATGTAATGAGGATGATGTAATAGCAGAAACGATAGCTGCATGTCTCTAGTCTGTTCGTTGTCGCGATAAAGTCGATAGGTGGTTGAGTTTTAAAAGCAAGGTGAATGATCTCATAATTCGTTTGTCAGGTTGACGCGATTGTTCCATTTGGGTACATGCATTCGAAAAATAAGTAACTGTATTGGTAGATATAGCGAAATTTGTTTGAATGTAGATATAAAACTATAGACGTGAAGTAATGAAGCTGTTTTTGAAAGCCCTGAAGCGGAGGCGGACCTATAACTCGTTGGTAACAAACGAGTCCATCGAGGATTTTTCGCTCAGGCATGTCAGCAAATCCTTTCGCCGCTGGTCGGAATGGGAGCTTGCCAACACCGCCTTGGGAGGCATCTCCTTTCTGGCCCTGGAAGCCATCGGTGCGCTGATAATTCTCAATTACGGCTTTGTGAATTCGGCGTTGGCCGTGGCCGTTCTGGGCCTGATCATCGTTCTGACCGGCATTCCCATCGCGTATTATGCATCGCGGGAAAATATCGATATCGACCTGCTGACGCGCGGGGCCGGATTCGGGTATATCGGGTCGACGATAACCTCTCTGGTCTACGCCTGCTTCACCATCATCTTCTTTGCCATTGAAGCGACGATCATGGCCAAGGCCATCAATCTCTGCTTCAGCGTGCCCTTGCCCATAGGGTACATTTTCTGCTCGCTGGTCATTGTTCCGTTTTCCTTCTACGGCGTTACGGTCATCACCAAGTTGCAGAACTACACCCAGGCCCTGTGGCTGTTCCTGTGGATCGCTCCCATCGTCTACATAGTGGTGAAGGACCCGGGATCACTGCTGCAATGGACGACATTCATGGGCACGGAGCAGGCAACTCCGGATTTCAGTCCGTTCCTGTTCGGTTCGGCCCTGTCGGTCCTGTTCTCCCTGATTCCCCAGATAGGGGAGCAGGTGGACTATCTGCGGTTTCTTCCGGACAAGGGGCCGGACAACAAGGTTCGCTGGTGGGCTGCGGTGCTGGCTGCCGGACCGGGCTGGATTGTCGTGGGCGCGGCGAAAATCCTGTGCGGTTCGTTTCTGGCCGTGCTCTTTCTGCGCACGGGCGGCCTGATCGACGGCATGGTCATGGATCCGGTGGACCTGTATCTGAATGCGTTCGATTACATTCTGGAGAATCAGGAATACGCCATTGTCGCGGTCATGATCTATGTGGTTGTCTGTCAGATCAAGATCAACGCGACCAACGCCTATGCCGGGTCTCTGGCCTGGTCCAACTTCTTTTCGCGGGTGACCCGCAGCCATCCGGGCCGGGCAGTGTGGCTGGTATTCAACGTGGTCATTTCCATTCTGCTGATGCAGCTCGGCGTATTCAAGACCATCCAGTCCATGTTGCAGGTCTACGCCATTTTCGCCGTGGCCTGGATCGGCGCCATTGCCTCGGACCTGACCATACTCAAGCCGCTGGGGATCAGCCCGCCGTACATCGAGTACAAGCGCGCCTATCTCTACAGCATCAATCCCGTGGGATTCGGGGCCATGCTTTTGGCCGCGCTGGTGGCTCTGCTGGCTCATTTCGGTGTGCTCGGCGAATACGGCCAGTTCTTTCCGGCCCTGATTGCGTTCTTCGTTTCCTATGCCACGGCCCCGATCATCGCGTTTCTGACCAAGGGTAGGTTCTATCTCAAGCGCCAGAACACGGACACGTTTCAGGACAGTCTGTTCACCTGTGCCACCTGCCACAAGGAGTACGATCATCAGGACATCATCTATTGCCCGATCTACGACGAGTACATCTGCTCGTTGTGCTGCACGCTGGACAGTGTGTGCGAGGGGCGGTGCAAGGATTTTTCCACGGAAAAGAGTGAAGATGTTCTGGACAAGAGCGGCGGGATTCGCAAGTTCAAGCCGTTCGTGCACCACTATACCGCAGTCATGGCCATCATCGGGATCATCTTTTTCATCACCTTTGCCACCTCGGGGTTCAGCAACGCCCCGGAATGGCCGAAATTTCGCAACATCCTGATCATCACGTTCATTTTCACGGCTCTGGTCGTGGGCGTATGGGGCTGGTGGTTCACCCTGATTCAGGAACGCAGGCTGGTGGTCGAGGATGAACTGGACAAGCAGGTGCATGAGCTGCAGCAGGAGGCGAGCATTCGACGCAAGGTCAGCGCCGTGCTGGAAAAGACCAGCAAACAGCAGCAGCTCATTCTGGAAAACACCACCATCGGCATCGCTTATGTGATCGATTCCCAGCTCATCTGGTGCAACAATCGTTTTCTGAAGTTGTGCCGTGTGACCGGGGATTCGCCCAAGCCCGTGTCCGTGCTCGAATTCTTTCCGGATCAGGACATGTACGAGACCGTGAGCAAGGAAGCGCGGATCAATCTTTGGAAGTCCGGAAACTACTACACGGAATTTCCCCTGGATTGCTCGGACGGAGAGCCCTGCTGGCTGACATTGTCCATCAATGCCATTGATCGCAGGGATTCCTCCCAGGGCATGATCTGGCTCGTCAATGACGTGAGTGAGCAGAAGCAGGCGGAAAAGGCGCTCAAGGAGAGCCGCAGACGGCTCAGGGAACTGAACGAGAATCTGGAGGGACAGGTTCGGAAACGGACCGAGGAACTCAAGCAGAGCTATCGTTCCCTGCGTCAGGCCGACAAGATGGCGTCGCTGGGCATCCTGATTTCGGGCATGGCGCACGAGATCAACAATCCCATGAACTTCATCCGGCTCAATTCCCAGACCATGCGCGAAGCCTGGGTGAACATCATGGATGTGCTGGATCAGTATGCGGAGACGGACGAACCCATCTGGATCGGCAACATGCCTCTTGATTATGCGTCCAAAAGCATTCCCCGGATGCTCGACGGCATTGTCGAGGGCTGCGACCGCGTTTCCAGCATCGTGAGCAATCTCAAGGATTATTCGCGTCAGTCTCCGGTGAACATGGGGGGCAGGGTAGACATGAACGAGGCGCTCAAGGCCGCGCTTACCCTGTTGGCTCCATCCTTCAACAACGGAGCCGTGGAACTTGATCTGGACACGCCGGAGGCGGTTCCCACGTTCAAGGGCGATCTGCGCAGAGTGGAGCAGGTACTCATCAATCTCATTCAGAATTCCTGTCAGGCCTTGGGTGACAGGGAGAGAAAAATAGCAATTCGGACGTACGAGGAAAACGGGAAAGTCTGTTTTTGGATACAAGACCATGGGGTGGGCATTTCAGAGCAGAATCTGCGCCATGTGCGCGACCCGTTTTTCACGACCAAGCGGGCCAGCGGCGGGACGGGACTCGGTCTGTCCGTATCCGCTGGCATTGTGGAGGAGCACTTCGGCACCATGGACATCGAGTCCGTACCGGGCCGGGGAACCACGGTCACGCTCCGGTTTCCGGTCTCCGAATGATCGGACGCACGTTCGTAGAAAAGGGAGGGACCTATGCAACGACACCCGTATCCCGGGCTGCCGATCCTTATCGTTGACGACGAAAGGGCGGCCTTGGACAGTTTTGAAATCGCGCTGTATTCATCCGGCTACTCCAACGTGGTGGTTTGCGATGACAGCCGAAAGGTCATGGACCTCATGGAAGAGCAGGAATTCTGCCTTGTCCTGCTCGACCTGATCATGCCGCATCTGACAGGTTCGGAGCTGCTGGTTCGCATCAAGGAACGTTTTCCCCATGTTCCTGTCATCATCATTACTGCGGTCAGCGACATCAGCTCCGTGGTGCAGTGCATTCGCAACGGCGCCGTGGACTACATTCTCAAGCCCGTGGACAAGGAAGAGATCAGCAACCGGGTTCGCAATGCCCTTGAGTACAGCGATCTGGAACAGGAGAACGTCCGTTTGCAGCAGGGACTGCTGGACGGCACCCTGTGCCATCCCGAGGAATTCGACCACATCGTGACGCGCAATTCGAAGATGATGTCCATCTTCAAGTATTGCGAGGCCGTGGCCGGGAGCCTGAAGCCTGTGCTCATCACCGGGGAAACCGGGACGGGCAAGGAACTGATCGCGCAGGCCGTGCACCGCCTCAGCGGGCGCAAGGGCGAGTTCGTGGCCGTGAACATTGCGGCATTCGACGACGCCATTCTGGCGGATTCCCTGTTCGGTCATGTTCGCGGTGCGTTCACCGGAGCGGACCGGGCGCGCATGGGCCTTGTGGAAAAGGCCAATGGCGGAACCCTGTTTCTGGACGAGATCGGCGACCTCAGCCTGCAATCGCAGGTCAAGCTGTTGCGTCTGCTCCAGGAGCAGGAGTATTTCCCGGTTGGCTCGGACGTGCCCAAGAAGGCCAATGTCCGTATCGTCACGTCCACGCTTCGCGATGTGGGGGCACTCAAGCGCGAAGGCAAATTCCGCGAGGACTTGTATTATCGTCTGACTGCTCATCATGTGAGCCTGCCCCCCCTGCGGGAGCGTCCCGAGGACGTTCGGCCTTTGCTGGATCATTTCCTCAGATTGGAAGCCGAGGAACTGGGCAAGGCCGTGCCCACGTATCATCCCGAACTCGTTAATTTGCTGCGCACCTATCGTTTTCCCGGCAACATCCGCGAATTCAAGGCCATGGTCGGCGATGCCCTGAGTCGTCACACCTCGCGCATGCTTTCCTCGGCTTCGTTTCGGGAACACATGAACACCGAGGAGTGCCTGTGCGAACCGGAAGGGGAGACTCTTGTCGGAACCGGGCTGGAATGCCTGCGCTTCGACCCGGAGAATCTGCCCGGACTCAAGGATGCCGTATCCCATGTCTCCTCCGTGCTCATTGAACAGGCCATGGAGAAGTCCGGAGGCAATCAGAGCGCGGCGGCGCGCATTCTGGGCATTTCCCAGCAGGCCTTGAGCCTCAAGCTGAAAAAGATGCGCGAGGCGGCCTGATCCGGACTGTTTGCGGTTTTGGCGCGAAGCTGGCAGGTATGGAGAATCCTCTTCCTCATGCATCTGCAAGGAGATTCGTCATGCCATACGTGAACATTCGCATCACTCGGGAAGGAGCAACCAGAGAACAGAAGGAACGTCTGATCCATGGAGCCACACAACTGCTCGTGGACGTGCTCGGCAAGAATCCGGCCACCACGGTCGTGGTGATCGACGAAGTGGACACGGACAACTGGGGGATTGGCGGAGAGTGCGTCACGGAATTGCGCGCCCGTGAAAGCGGGTAGTTTTTCCCTGTTGCACCGCACATCCCTGTTGCGCA
Above is a window of Pseudodesulfovibrio tunisiensis DNA encoding:
- the yut gene encoding urea transporter encodes the protein MSEGKGLAENPLFAFGDAVLRGCGQVMFQNNPITGLLFFVGMFVNSWQLGICALLGTIVSTAVAWMLGADKGAIRAGLFGFNGTLAGVALPFYFVFSPELLLYVVVNAAFSTVIMAALMNFLGRWGIPALTAPFVLATWTLMFCASKFGALHSGPLLAVSVPDPSALIELGNVSLTTFWHGVTKGVGEVMFQDNVLTGLIFVVAILVNSRISALFAVIGSLVGLVTALIMQSPEAPVRLGLYGYNSVLCAIALGGVFYFLNWKTFLYAVGCMIIGAIATASISAMLAPVGMPALTWPFIIVTWFFLFASRMFSRIEEVPADKGGTAEENLRLKKQAA
- a CDS encoding ATP-binding protein, encoding MVTNESIEDFSLRHVSKSFRRWSEWELANTALGGISFLALEAIGALIILNYGFVNSALAVAVLGLIIVLTGIPIAYYASRENIDIDLLTRGAGFGYIGSTITSLVYACFTIIFFAIEATIMAKAINLCFSVPLPIGYIFCSLVIVPFSFYGVTVITKLQNYTQALWLFLWIAPIVYIVVKDPGSLLQWTTFMGTEQATPDFSPFLFGSALSVLFSLIPQIGEQVDYLRFLPDKGPDNKVRWWAAVLAAGPGWIVVGAAKILCGSFLAVLFLRTGGLIDGMVMDPVDLYLNAFDYILENQEYAIVAVMIYVVVCQIKINATNAYAGSLAWSNFFSRVTRSHPGRAVWLVFNVVISILLMQLGVFKTIQSMLQVYAIFAVAWIGAIASDLTILKPLGISPPYIEYKRAYLYSINPVGFGAMLLAALVALLAHFGVLGEYGQFFPALIAFFVSYATAPIIAFLTKGRFYLKRQNTDTFQDSLFTCATCHKEYDHQDIIYCPIYDEYICSLCCTLDSVCEGRCKDFSTEKSEDVLDKSGGIRKFKPFVHHYTAVMAIIGIIFFITFATSGFSNAPEWPKFRNILIITFIFTALVVGVWGWWFTLIQERRLVVEDELDKQVHELQQEASIRRKVSAVLEKTSKQQQLILENTTIGIAYVIDSQLIWCNNRFLKLCRVTGDSPKPVSVLEFFPDQDMYETVSKEARINLWKSGNYYTEFPLDCSDGEPCWLTLSINAIDRRDSSQGMIWLVNDVSEQKQAEKALKESRRRLRELNENLEGQVRKRTEELKQSYRSLRQADKMASLGILISGMAHEINNPMNFIRLNSQTMREAWVNIMDVLDQYAETDEPIWIGNMPLDYASKSIPRMLDGIVEGCDRVSSIVSNLKDYSRQSPVNMGGRVDMNEALKAALTLLAPSFNNGAVELDLDTPEAVPTFKGDLRRVEQVLINLIQNSCQALGDRERKIAIRTYEENGKVCFWIQDHGVGISEQNLRHVRDPFFTTKRASGGTGLGLSVSAGIVEEHFGTMDIESVPGRGTTVTLRFPVSE
- a CDS encoding sigma-54-dependent transcriptional regulator — its product is MQRHPYPGLPILIVDDERAALDSFEIALYSSGYSNVVVCDDSRKVMDLMEEQEFCLVLLDLIMPHLTGSELLVRIKERFPHVPVIIITAVSDISSVVQCIRNGAVDYILKPVDKEEISNRVRNALEYSDLEQENVRLQQGLLDGTLCHPEEFDHIVTRNSKMMSIFKYCEAVAGSLKPVLITGETGTGKELIAQAVHRLSGRKGEFVAVNIAAFDDAILADSLFGHVRGAFTGADRARMGLVEKANGGTLFLDEIGDLSLQSQVKLLRLLQEQEYFPVGSDVPKKANVRIVTSTLRDVGALKREGKFREDLYYRLTAHHVSLPPLRERPEDVRPLLDHFLRLEAEELGKAVPTYHPELVNLLRTYRFPGNIREFKAMVGDALSRHTSRMLSSASFREHMNTEECLCEPEGETLVGTGLECLRFDPENLPGLKDAVSHVSSVLIEQAMEKSGGNQSAAARILGISQQALSLKLKKMREAA
- a CDS encoding 2-hydroxymuconate tautomerase family protein, which translates into the protein MPYVNIRITREGATREQKERLIHGATQLLVDVLGKNPATTVVVIDEVDTDNWGIGGECVTELRARESG